In Coriobacteriia bacterium, a single window of DNA contains:
- a CDS encoding CPBP family intramembrane metalloprotease, translated as MTQKAASSGTARIQPTVAVGVGVWIAYSIITNGLQATSGIPFADWFTSSGAAFRNGVLPLAVSSVFLLVFVLWARWDATWRDPIRLQTTMLMKIMIGLFVAMIVARVAAADYAALKMDLITMMVLTGVLVGFAEETLFRVIFLRTMREGGRREGVAAVITAVCFGVFHLPNAFLGGGWGTLMQIVLATLTGSTLYLFRRQFGVIWPAMIAHGLWDISAFMIQNGQPAGWLSPLTLVSTFGVPFLSLWILISLWRTDHTVLLPASVETPASAQ; from the coding sequence TGCGTACTCGATCATTACGAACGGCCTGCAGGCAACCTCCGGCATTCCCTTTGCCGACTGGTTCACATCCTCGGGCGCTGCGTTTCGCAATGGTGTGCTTCCGCTCGCCGTCTCCAGCGTCTTCCTGCTCGTCTTCGTTCTATGGGCGCGCTGGGATGCGACGTGGCGCGATCCGATCCGTCTGCAAACCACCATGCTGATGAAGATCATGATCGGCCTATTCGTGGCGATGATCGTTGCCCGGGTCGCTGCTGCTGACTACGCCGCACTCAAGATGGATCTGATCACGATGATGGTGCTTACCGGCGTGCTGGTCGGATTCGCCGAGGAGACTCTGTTCCGAGTCATCTTCTTGCGCACGATGCGTGAGGGCGGGCGCCGTGAGGGCGTTGCCGCCGTGATCACTGCAGTGTGTTTCGGCGTGTTCCACCTCCCCAATGCATTCCTCGGCGGCGGCTGGGGAACTCTGATGCAGATTGTCCTTGCTACCCTGACCGGCAGTACGCTCTACCTGTTCCGTCGTCAGTTTGGCGTGATCTGGCCAGCGATGATTGCGCACGGCCTGTGGGACATCTCGGCGTTCATGATTCAGAACGGTCAACCAGCTGGATGGCTCTCGCCGCTGACCCTCGTGAGCACGTTCGGCGTGCCGTTCCTCAGCCTGTGGATCCTGATCTCGCTGTGGCGCACCGACCACACGGTCCTGCTCCCCGCCTCGGTCGAGACCCCAGCGTCCGCGCAGTAG